From bacterium:
CCTCACGACCGTGTCATTGACTTTCTCAGGAATTCCAGCGTATTACTGGCACCGAGTGTTGTGGCGGCTAATCAGGATCGCGATGGAGGGTTAACTTCGGCAAAAGAAGCATCGGCATGTGCAATACCCGTAATCGGCTCTATACATGGTGGAATCCCTGATATCGTCGAAGATGGTGTGACCGGTTTTTTGGTGAAAGAAAAGGACGTTGACGCTCTAAGCGCACGTCTATTTACTCTGCTCAAGGATGAAAATTTACGAGCGGCTTTAGGCAAAAACGGCAGAAAGAAAATGGAAAACGAATACGATATTCGGAAGTGCAATGAGCAACTGGAAGCGATTTACGATTCACTAATAGCGAAAAATAATAAAAGAATGGATAATTCCGATGCCTGAAATCAAACAAATTATCACCCGTTCGATCGAAGCAAAATCCCTTTTGCTTTCAAACGACACTTTGATAAAGACGATTGAAGACGTCGTCACAACCCTAGTCCAGACATTTAGGATTGACGGCAAAGTTCTCTTCTGCGGGAATGGCGGCAGCGCGGCGGACGCGCAACATTTGGCGGCAGAATTGTCGGGCCGATTCTATCTTGACCGGAAACCCCTTTTTGCTGAAGCGCTGCATACGAATTCTTCCCACGTGACGGCAGTTGCCAATGATTATGGTTATGATGAGGTCTTTTCGAGACTCGTCACCGCGATGGGCAGGAAAGGCGATGTATTGATCGCCATTTCTACATCCGGCAATTCACAGAACATTATTAAAGCGATAGAAACGGCAAAAAAAGCAGAGATGCTAACAGTCGGGTTTACCGGAGAAAAAGGCGGAAAAATGAAGGATATGTGTACGTATTTGGTTAATGTGCCGTCCAATGACACGCCAAGAATTCAGGAATGTCATATCCTGGTCGGACATATTATTTGCGAGTTGGTTGAGAAGAAATTATTTCAAAAATAATCACTCTCCACATCTCAAGACATATCCACATATGCTCTTGACCCTTTTTTGGAATTTTCATACCGTTGTACAGCTACATTACCTGTTTTATTTGGAGTCGATATGAAAGTTATTATAGATGCGCGTTCACAATTTTCATTCGCGAAAATTTATAGTGTACAGTTGTTTGAGCGCATTCTGAAACAGCTTAATGAAATGAAGGCCGATGTCGATGTTTCCATTATACTTTCTCGCGACCGGAGCGCTCAGAATCTTCTGAGTAAGAGATTCTTAAAAAGATATAAAATCAAACATCAGTTCATTTCCAGCGATAGTCCAATTGAGGAGA
This genomic window contains:
- the gmhA gene encoding D-sedoheptulose 7-phosphate isomerase, whose amino-acid sequence is MPEIKQIITRSIEAKSLLLSNDTLIKTIEDVVTTLVQTFRIDGKVLFCGNGGSAADAQHLAAELSGRFYLDRKPLFAEALHTNSSHVTAVANDYGYDEVFSRLVTAMGRKGDVLIAISTSGNSQNIIKAIETAKKAEMLTVGFTGEKGGKMKDMCTYLVNVPSNDTPRIQECHILVGHIICELVEKKLFQK